A part of Corynebacterium afermentans subsp. lipophilum genomic DNA contains:
- a CDS encoding long-chain-fatty-acid--CoA ligase, whose amino-acid sequence MALTPSNVNDVKPWLQYYPEWTAHSLEYGEITLGELYQQNLSKNVSRIATRFFGRTQTFGELDREVRRAAAGLKAFGVRPGDRVAIMLPNCPQHVAAFFAVQMIGGVVVEHNPLYTAHELRPQFIDHGARIAIAWDKAADTLEKLRADTPLETVVSVNMTKAMPRAQQLALRIPLPKILEARAALTATSKNTSLHTVPWESLTSSAIGGLGADLQTPEEITADSTAVILYTSGTTGTPKGAALSHRNLIANPLQGQAWVNELQQGNQRMLATLPFFHAYGLTFSLTLTMLVGSELVLLPAPKMDLIMKAIRITPPTFIPGVPTVFERIVKTAKKKNVDLSDIKIGFSGASSLPAEVIEDWERATGGRLVEGYGLTETSPIIVGNPESSDRRPGYIGIPFPDTQIRIVNPDNPDEDMPFGEAGEILAKGPQVFSGYFNNPEATEKVFHDGWFRTGDMGIMEEDGFIKLVSRIKELIITGGFNVYPAEVEEVIRTHKDVADVAVVGRPREDGSEDVVACIVLNDGSALDPDGLKDFARERLTRYKVPRTFYHFDELAKDQMGKIRRREVRDDLLSKLAER is encoded by the coding sequence ATGGCTCTCACCCCATCGAACGTCAACGACGTCAAACCCTGGCTGCAGTACTACCCCGAGTGGACCGCGCACTCGCTCGAGTACGGCGAGATAACCCTCGGCGAGCTGTACCAGCAGAACCTGTCAAAGAACGTCTCGCGCATCGCCACCCGGTTTTTCGGCCGCACCCAAACCTTCGGCGAGCTCGACCGCGAAGTGCGGCGCGCCGCCGCCGGCCTGAAGGCTTTCGGCGTGCGCCCCGGCGACCGCGTGGCCATCATGCTGCCCAACTGCCCCCAACATGTCGCCGCCTTTTTCGCCGTGCAGATGATCGGCGGCGTGGTGGTTGAGCACAACCCCCTCTACACCGCCCACGAGCTGCGCCCCCAGTTCATCGACCACGGCGCGCGCATCGCCATCGCCTGGGACAAAGCCGCCGACACGCTGGAGAAACTGCGCGCGGACACCCCGCTGGAAACCGTGGTCAGCGTCAACATGACCAAGGCCATGCCGCGCGCCCAGCAGCTCGCCCTGCGCATCCCGCTGCCGAAGATCCTGGAGGCCCGCGCAGCACTCACCGCCACCAGCAAGAACACCTCCCTGCACACCGTGCCCTGGGAGTCGCTGACCAGCTCCGCCATCGGCGGTTTGGGCGCGGACCTGCAAACGCCAGAAGAGATCACCGCGGACTCCACCGCCGTGATCCTCTACACCTCCGGCACCACCGGCACCCCCAAGGGCGCGGCGCTGTCGCACCGCAACCTCATTGCAAACCCGCTGCAGGGCCAGGCCTGGGTCAACGAGCTGCAGCAAGGCAACCAGCGCATGCTGGCCACCCTGCCGTTCTTCCACGCCTACGGCCTGACGTTCTCCCTGACGCTGACCATGCTGGTCGGCTCCGAACTCGTGCTGCTGCCGGCGCCGAAGATGGACCTGATCATGAAGGCCATCCGCATCACCCCGCCCACCTTCATCCCGGGCGTGCCCACCGTCTTCGAGCGCATCGTGAAAACGGCGAAGAAGAAAAACGTGGACCTCTCCGACATCAAAATCGGTTTCTCCGGTGCGTCGTCCCTGCCCGCAGAGGTCATCGAGGACTGGGAGCGCGCCACCGGCGGCCGCCTCGTCGAGGGCTACGGCCTCACCGAAACCTCCCCCATCATCGTGGGCAACCCCGAATCCTCGGACCGCCGCCCCGGCTACATCGGCATCCCCTTCCCCGACACCCAGATCCGCATTGTCAACCCCGACAACCCGGACGAGGACATGCCGTTCGGCGAAGCCGGCGAGATCCTGGCCAAGGGCCCCCAGGTATTCTCCGGCTACTTCAACAACCCCGAAGCCACCGAAAAGGTCTTCCACGACGGCTGGTTCCGCACCGGCGACATGGGAATCATGGAAGAAGACGGCTTTATCAAGCTGGTCTCCCGCATCAAGGAACTCATCATCACCGGCGGCTTCAACGTCTACCCGGCCGAGGTCGAGGAGGTCATCCGCACCCACAAGGACGTCGCCGATGTCGCGGTCGTGGGCCGCCCGCGCGAAGACGGATCCGAGGATGTCGTCGCATGCATCGTGCTTAACGACGGCTCCGCCCTCGACCCCGACGGCCTCAAAGACTTCGCCCGCGAGCGCCTGACCCGCTACAAGGTCCCGCGCACCTTCTACCACTTCGACGAGCTGGCGAAGGACCAGATGGGCAAGATCCGCCGCCGCGAAGTGCGCGACGACCTGCTGTCCAAGCTCGCCGAGCGCTAG
- a CDS encoding long-chain-fatty-acid--CoA ligase, with the protein MGAFDTKAWIDHYAEWTDPNPAIGTDTLVSWFNQAVAMQPKSTATWFMGKTLTYAALNEQVVRAAAGLTQLGVRRGDRVAVALPNCPQHVIAVTAILRLGATVVEHNPLYTAAELQPQFEDHGARVAIVFDRVAGTFASLSKSTQLETVVAVNMLEETPLHLRAALSAPIPPVTKLRAELTQPAPGAMPWRELLRQRSRSVHFPQITQDTTAFILYTSGTSGKPKGAPLTHGNIVSVLKAGMEWLEDWGAVREKVLGVLPMFHIYGLALNYALPLSIGAEMVLVPAPKPKLYQAAITKTRPTVLPGVPTLYDKIIEWAVESNADLSSIHTSISGASTLPVETIERWENATGGRLIEGYGLTETAPILAGNPLDGTRRPGYIGLPFPNTEIRIADPQDPSRTMPDGEPGELLARGPQVFSGYLNSPEANERAFHDGWFRTGDMAVMENDGWIKLVARIKEMIITGGFNVYPDEVEGVMRNHPDIEDIAVVGRPREDGSEDVVACITLIDGSALDPDGLKAYARQRLTRYKVPRDFYHFDQLNRDQTGKIRRREVRDTLLQLLTQP; encoded by the coding sequence GTGGGAGCCTTTGACACCAAAGCCTGGATCGACCACTACGCCGAGTGGACCGACCCCAACCCCGCCATCGGGACGGACACGCTGGTCAGCTGGTTCAACCAGGCGGTGGCCATGCAGCCGAAGAGCACCGCCACCTGGTTCATGGGCAAAACACTCACCTACGCCGCCCTGAACGAACAGGTCGTCCGCGCCGCCGCCGGCCTGACGCAGCTGGGCGTGCGCCGCGGCGACCGCGTGGCCGTCGCGCTGCCGAACTGCCCGCAGCACGTCATCGCCGTCACCGCCATCCTGCGCCTGGGCGCGACCGTGGTGGAGCACAACCCGCTCTACACCGCGGCGGAACTTCAGCCGCAATTCGAAGACCACGGGGCGCGGGTAGCGATTGTCTTTGACCGGGTGGCGGGCACGTTTGCGTCGTTAAGCAAAAGCACCCAGCTTGAAACCGTGGTGGCCGTGAACATGCTCGAGGAAACCCCGCTACACCTGCGCGCCGCGCTGTCGGCGCCCATCCCGCCGGTGACCAAGCTGCGCGCTGAGCTGACACAACCCGCCCCCGGCGCGATGCCGTGGCGCGAATTATTGCGGCAGCGCTCCCGCTCCGTGCACTTCCCGCAGATCACCCAGGACACCACCGCGTTCATCCTCTACACCTCCGGCACATCCGGCAAGCCCAAAGGCGCGCCGCTGACGCACGGCAACATCGTGTCCGTGCTGAAAGCCGGCATGGAGTGGCTGGAGGATTGGGGCGCGGTGCGCGAAAAAGTCCTCGGCGTGCTGCCCATGTTCCACATCTACGGCCTGGCGCTGAACTACGCGCTGCCGCTGAGCATCGGCGCGGAGATGGTGCTCGTGCCAGCGCCGAAGCCGAAGCTCTACCAGGCGGCGATCACCAAAACGCGCCCCACGGTGCTGCCGGGTGTGCCCACCCTGTACGACAAAATCATCGAGTGGGCGGTGGAATCCAACGCTGACCTGTCCTCGATCCACACCTCCATCTCCGGCGCGTCGACCCTGCCCGTGGAAACCATCGAGCGCTGGGAAAACGCCACCGGCGGGCGCCTGATCGAAGGCTACGGGCTGACCGAGACCGCCCCGATCCTGGCCGGCAACCCTCTCGACGGCACGCGGCGCCCCGGCTACATCGGCCTGCCGTTTCCCAACACCGAAATCCGCATCGCCGACCCGCAAGACCCGTCGCGCACCATGCCCGACGGCGAGCCCGGCGAGCTCCTCGCGCGCGGCCCGCAGGTCTTTTCCGGCTACCTCAACAGCCCCGAGGCCAACGAGCGCGCGTTCCACGACGGCTGGTTCCGCACCGGCGACATGGCCGTGATGGAAAACGACGGCTGGATCAAACTGGTTGCGCGCATCAAGGAAATGATCATCACCGGCGGTTTTAACGTCTACCCTGACGAGGTCGAAGGCGTCATGCGCAACCACCCGGACATCGAGGACATCGCGGTCGTGGGCCGCCCGCGCGAGGACGGCTCCGAGGATGTCGTCGCATGCATCACGCTTATCGACGGCTCCGCCCTCGACCCCGACGGCCTCAAGGCCTACGCCCGGCAGCGCCTGACCCGCTACAAGGTCCCGCGGGACTTTTACCACTTTGACCAGCTCAACCGAGACCAGACCGGCAAGATCAGGCGGAGGGAGGTGCGCGACACGCTACTCCAATTGCTTACGCAACCGTAG